One Labrus mixtus chromosome 12, fLabMix1.1, whole genome shotgun sequence DNA segment encodes these proteins:
- the LOC132984608 gene encoding tripartite motif-containing protein 16-like — MAQKGVQLSQETFSCSICLDLLKHPVTLSCGHSYCKKCIKSHWDKEDEKTVYSCPQCRQTFTARPDLRKNTMLADLVEKLKKTGLQAAPADHCYAGSEDVACDVCTGRKLKACKSCLQCLASYCEKHLQPHFEAPPFKKHKLAEPSKKLQENVCSRHDEVMKVFCRTDQQSICYLCLMDEHKGHDTVSAAAERSEKQRELKVSRQNIQQRIQDREKDVKLLQKEVEAINGSANKTVGNSEKIFTELIRLMEKRCSDVKQQVRSQQQTEVSQVRELQEKLEQEITELKRRDAEMKKLSHTQDHNQFLHDYPSLSPLSESTHSSSIKIRPLRFFEDVTAAVSEVRDKLQDVLREKWTNISQTVTEVDVLLPEPEPKTRAEFLKYSCDITLDPNAANTRLLLSDENRKVTFTKETNPYSSHPDRFTGWCRQVLSKESLTGRCYWEVEWRGEGGGVDVAVTYKNISRAERLNECVFGCNDKSWALDCNNNSYNFYYNNVKTPVSGRQSSRVGVYLDHRAGILSFYSISKTMTLLHRVQTTFTQPLHAGLRFYSHGASAELCKLK; from the coding sequence ATGGCACAGAAAGGAGTTCAGCTGAGCCAGGAAACCTTCTCTTGTTCGatctgtctggatctcctgAAGCATCCGGTGACCCTTTCCTGTGGACACAGTTACTGTAAGAAgtgtattaaaagccactgggataaagaggatgagaagacagtctacagctgccctcagtgtagACAGACCTTCACAGCGAGGCCTGACCTGAGGAAAAACACCATGTTGGCAGATTTAGTGGagaagctgaagaagactggactccaagctgctcctgctgatcactgctatgctggatctgaagatgtggcctgtgatgtctgcaccgggagaaaactgaaagcctgtaagtcctgtctgcagtgtctggcctcttactgtgagaaacacctCCAGCCTCATTTTGAAGCACCTCCATTTAAGAAACACAAGCTGGCggagccctccaagaagctccaggagaacgtctgctctcgtcatgatgaggtgatgaaaGTATTTTGTCGCactgatcagcagtctatctgttatctctgtttaatggatgaacacaaaggtcatgacacagtctcagctgcagcagaaaggagcgagaagcagagagagctgaaggtgagtcgacaaaacatccagcagagaatccaggacagagagaaagatgtgaagctgctccaaaaggaggtggaggctatcaatggctccgctaataaaacagtggggaacagtgagaagatcttcactgagctgatccgtctcatggagaaaagatgctctgatgtgaagcagcaggtcagatcccagcagcaaactgaagtgagtcaagtcagagagcttcaggagaagctggagcaggagatcactgagctgaagaggagagacgctgagatgaagaagctgtcacacacacaggaccacaaccagtttctacacgactacccctcactgtcaccactcagtgaatctacacactcatccagcatcaagatccgtcctctgaggttctttgaggacgtgacagcggctgtgtcagaagtcagagataaactacaggacgtcctgagagagaaatggacaaacatctcacagacagtgactgaagtggatgttttactgccagaaccagagcccaagaccagagctgagttcttaaaatattcatgtgacatcacactggatccgaACGCAGCAAACACACGgctgttattatctgatgagaacagaaaagtaacatttACGAAAGAGACCAATCcttattctagtcacccagacagattcactggTTGGTGTCGGCAggtcctgagtaaagagagtctgactggacgttgttactgggaagtggagtggagaggagaaggaggaggagttgatgtagcagtcacatacaagaatatcagcagagcagagagattgAATGAGTGTGTATTTGGATGTAATGACAAATCTTGGGCGTTAGATTGTAATAACAACAGTTATAACTTTTATTACAACAATGTCAAGACTCCTGTCTCAGGTCGTCagtcctccagagtaggagtgtacctggatcacagagcaggtattctgtccttctacagcatctctAAAACaatgactctcctccacagagtccagaccacattcactcagcctctacatgctggactcAGGTTTTATTCTCATGGAGcctctgctgagttgtgtaaactgaaatag
- the LOC132984609 gene encoding uncharacterized protein LOC132984609 isoform X2 yields MHQLRRTKLSLIVILTLLVTAVTGDDTASLTVRLGHDVTLPCGNVIKDQQKCDSTSLLFSRDSGSTAVELVTLGNINKNEKAKAKRLNVAEDCSLVIKSVTREDVGRYTCRQIRSGEQVSEARVLLNVINIELDDAFRFYCSVFSYGDCAHTVQWYYKGDETDISQHQQLTCTAVVIFTTPHVVQKSNFNELLFCNVTDKKSGQTLLCNVDPGSSCEKTGSTSAGGNEKMEDETLKKPGWIRFIIVSVGLAVLIIIFVTISIWVRTKEKKT; encoded by the exons GACTAAACTGTCTTTAATTGTGATACTAACGCTGCTGGTTACAG CTGTAACTGGAGATGATACCGCCTCCCTCACAGTCAGACTTGGACATGATGTCACTTTGCCATGTGGAAATGTGATTAAAGATCAGCAGAAATGTGACAGTACTTCTTTGCTTTTCAGTCGTGATAGTGGGAGCACAGCAGTAGAGCTGGTTACACTCgggaatataaataaaaatgagaaagcTAAAGCTAAGAGGCTAAATGTTGCAGAGGATTGTTCTCTGGTTATTAAAAGTGTCACACGTGAAGATGTTGGTCGTTACACCTGCAGACAGATCAGATCAGGAGAACAAGTTTCAGAAGCTCGTGTGTTGCTGAATGTTATTAACA TTGAATTGGACGATGCCTTCAggttttactgctctgtgttcaGTTATGGAGACTGTGCCCACACAGTGCAGTGGTATTATAAGGGTGATGAGACAGATATATCACAACACCAACAGTTAACCTGTACAGCCGTTGTGATATTTACAACTCCTCATGTTGTTCAGAAGTCAAACTTTAATGAGTTGCTGTTTTGTAACGTGACAGACAAAAAGAGTGGACAAACACTGCTGTGTAATGTCGACCCCGGGTCATCATGTGAGAAAACAG GAAGCACATCAGCAGGAGGAAACGAGAAAATGGAGGACGAAACTCTGAAGAAACCAG GTTGGATCAGGTTCATCATTGTGTCTGTGGGACTGGCAGTACTCATAATCATTTTTGTGACGATCAGCATATGGGTGAGAACTAAAG agaagaaaacatga
- the LOC132984609 gene encoding uncharacterized protein LOC132984609 isoform X1: MHQLRRTKLSLIVILTLLVTAVTGDDTASLTVRLGHDVTLPCGNVIKDQQKCDSTSLLFSRDSGSTAVELVTLGNINKNEKAKAKRLNVAEDCSLVIKSVTREDVGRYTCRQIRSGEQVSEARVLLNVINIELDDAFRFYCSVFSYGDCAHTVQWYYKGDETDISQHQQLTCTAVVIFTTPHVVQKSNFNELLFCNVTDKKSGQTLLCNVDPGSSCEKTGSTSAGGNEKMEDETLKKPGWIRFIIVSVGLAVLIIIFVTISIWVRTKENKTQMDHNAVENDEGEASVIYENSGGHDASVRFQ, from the exons GACTAAACTGTCTTTAATTGTGATACTAACGCTGCTGGTTACAG CTGTAACTGGAGATGATACCGCCTCCCTCACAGTCAGACTTGGACATGATGTCACTTTGCCATGTGGAAATGTGATTAAAGATCAGCAGAAATGTGACAGTACTTCTTTGCTTTTCAGTCGTGATAGTGGGAGCACAGCAGTAGAGCTGGTTACACTCgggaatataaataaaaatgagaaagcTAAAGCTAAGAGGCTAAATGTTGCAGAGGATTGTTCTCTGGTTATTAAAAGTGTCACACGTGAAGATGTTGGTCGTTACACCTGCAGACAGATCAGATCAGGAGAACAAGTTTCAGAAGCTCGTGTGTTGCTGAATGTTATTAACA TTGAATTGGACGATGCCTTCAggttttactgctctgtgttcaGTTATGGAGACTGTGCCCACACAGTGCAGTGGTATTATAAGGGTGATGAGACAGATATATCACAACACCAACAGTTAACCTGTACAGCCGTTGTGATATTTACAACTCCTCATGTTGTTCAGAAGTCAAACTTTAATGAGTTGCTGTTTTGTAACGTGACAGACAAAAAGAGTGGACAAACACTGCTGTGTAATGTCGACCCCGGGTCATCATGTGAGAAAACAG GAAGCACATCAGCAGGAGGAAACGAGAAAATGGAGGACGAAACTCTGAAGAAACCAG GTTGGATCAGGTTCATCATTGTGTCTGTGGGACTGGCAGTACTCATAATCATTTTTGTGACGATCAGCATATGGGTGAGAACTAAAG AGAACAAAACGCAGATGGATCACAATGCT GTTGAAAATGATGAAGGTGAAGCTTCAGTAATCTATGAAAACTCTGGAGGTCATGATGCTTCTGTCAGATTCCAGTGA